One genomic segment of Suncus etruscus isolate mSunEtr1 chromosome 15, mSunEtr1.pri.cur, whole genome shotgun sequence includes these proteins:
- the CCDC124 gene encoding coiled-coil domain-containing protein 124 has protein sequence MPKKFQGENSKSAAARARKAEAKAAADARKQQELEDAYWKDEDKHVMRKEQRKEEKEKRRLEQLERKKETQRLLEEEASKLKGGKAPRPAAPGKVTRAQIEETLRRDQAHRDGPEPAEKAKSHLEVPLEENLNRRVSEEGSLEARTVEDAIAVLSVAEEADRHPERRMRAAYTAFEEAQLPRLKLENPNMRLSQLRQLLKKEWQRAPDNPLNQRSTAFNAPK, from the exons ATGCCCAAAAAGTTCCAGGGCGAGAACAGCAAGTCTGCGGCGGCCCGAGCGCGCAAGGCGGAGGCCAAGGCGGCGGCCGATGCGCGGAAGCAGCAGGAGCTGGAAGATGCTTACTGGAAAGACGAGGACAAGCACGTCATGAGGAAGGAGCAGCGCAAG gaggagaaggaaaagcgGCGCCTGGAGCAGCTGGAGCGCAAGAAGGAGACGCAGCGGCTGCTGGAGGAGGAGGCCTCCAAGCTCAAGGGCGGCAAGGCGCCCCGGCCCGCCGCGCCCGGCAAGGTCACCCGCGCGCAGATCGAGGAGACGCTGCGCCGCGACCAGGCGCACAGGGACGGGCCCGAGCCAG CGGAGAAAGCCAAGAGCCACCTGGAGGTGCCCCTGGAGGAGAACCTCAACCGCCGCGTGTCGGAAGAGGGCAGCCTGGAGGCGCGCACCGTGGAGGACGCCATCGCCGTGCTCAG CGTGGCGGAGGAGGCGGACCGGCACCCCGAGCGCCGCATGCGGGCGGCCTACACGGCCTTCGAGGAGGCACAGCTGCCGCGGCTGAAGCTGGAGAACCCCAACATGCGGCTGTCGCAGCTGAGGCAGCTGCTGAAGAAGGAGTGGCAGCGCGCGCCCGACAACCCCCTCAACCAGCGCTCCACGGCCTTCAACGCGCCCAAGTGA
- the SLC5A5 gene encoding sodium/iodide cotransporter, which translates to MGVATGAPASASASSSATLGPWDYGVFGVMLLASAGIGLGVGLARGGQRDPDDFFTGGRRLRALPVGLSLAASFMSAVQVLGVPGEALRFGLKFLWMCLGQLLSSGLTAACFLPVFYRLRLTCTYEYLELRFSRAVRLCGTLQYLLATVLYTGIVIYAPALILNQVTGLDIWASLLSTGAICTFYTTVGGMKAVVWTDVFQVVVMLAGFWAILIRGTVVMGGPTHVLELLRNHSRINVMDFDPDPRSRYTFWTFLVGGTLLWLSMYGVNQAQVQRYVACRTETQAKLSLLINQLGLFVIVSSAAGCGMVMLAFYAHCDPLRAGRISAPDQYMPLLVLDIFGDLPGAPGLFLACAYSGTLSTASTSINAMAAVTLEDLLKPRLRSLGPRRLLLVSKGLSLLYGSACLTVAALSSLLGGGVLQGSFTVMGVISGPLLGAFILGIFLPASNTQGALSGLVAGLALSLWVAVGATLYPPSAQSMGELPTSVSGCAQVPSNGSFSDLLSAANISSGDPSRDAALPALAGSFYAISYLYYGALGTLGTVLCGALVSYMTGPTKRAAVRPGLLWWDLHRGAAPGDPQQRAAALEDGALVKATEKILTLGAENAPEPLPAWEDHPLVQQAHRAGARTPRPPTCAAPDLRETNL; encoded by the exons ATGGGTGTCGCCACGGGGGCTCcggcctcggcctcggcctcGTCCTCGGCCACCCTGGGGCCCTGGGACTACGGGGTGTTCGGCGTCATGCTGCTGGCGTCGGCGGGCATCGGGCTGGGCGTGGGGCTGGCGCGGGGCGGCCAGCGGGACCCCGACGACTTCTTCACGGGCGGCCGGCGCCTGCGGGCCTTGCCGGTGGGGCTGTCGCTGGCCGCCAGCTTCATGTCGGCAGTGCAGGTGCTGGGGGTGCCGGGCGAGGCGCTGCGCTTCGGCCTCAAGTTCCTCTGGATGTGCCTGGGCCAGCTGCTCAGCTCGGGGCTCACGGCCGCCTGCTTCCTGCCCGTCTTCTACCGCCTGCGGCTCACCTGCACCTACGAG TACCTGGAGCTGCGCTTCAGCCGCGCAGTGCGACTCTGCGGGACCCTGCAGTACCTGCTGGCCACG GTGCTCTATACCGGCATCGTGATCTACGCCCCGGCTCTCATCCTGAACCAGG TGACCGGCCTGGATATCTGGGCGTCCCTCTTGTCCACCGGAGCCATCTGCACCTTTTACACAACTGTG GGCGGCATGAAGGCCGTGGTCTGGACCGACGTGTTCCAGGTGGTGGTGATGCTCGCCGGTTTCTGGGCCATCCTAATCCGGGGCACCGTGGTGATGGGGGGCCCCACGCACGTGCTCGAGCTCCTTCGGAACCACTCACGGATCAACGTGATGGA cTTCGACCCGGACCCCCGGAGCCGGTACACCTTCTGGACCTTCCTGGTGGGGGGCACGCTGCTGTGGCTGTCCATGTATGGGGTGAACCAGGCGCAAGTGCAGCGCTACGTGGCCTGCCGGACGGAGACGCAGGCCAAGCT GTCCTTGCTCATCAACCAGCTGGGCCTGTTCGTGATCGTGTCCAGCGCGGCCGGCTGCGGGATGGTCATGCTCGCCTTCTACGCTCACTGCGACCCTCTCCGCGCCGGGCGCATTTCGGCCCCTGACCAG TACATGCCCCTGCTGGTGCTGGACATCTTCGGGGACCTGCCCGGGGCCCCGGGGCTCTTTCTGGCCTGCGCCTACAGCGGCACACTCAG CACGGCATCCACCAGCATCAACGCGATGGCCGCCGTGACCCTGGAGGACCTGCTCAAGCCGCGCCTGCGCAGTCTGGGCCCTCGGAGGCTGCTGCTGGTGTCCAAGGGGCTAT CTCTCCTCTATGGCTCCGCCTGTCTCACCGTGGCCGCCCTGTCCTCGCTGCTGGGGGGCGGCGTGCTCCAG GGCTCCTTCACCGTCATGGGCGTCATCAGCGGCCCCTTGCTCGGGGCCTTCATCCTGGGCATCTTTCTGCCCGCCAGCAACACGCAG GGCGCACTCTCTGGCCTGGTGGCTGGTTTGGCCTTGTCGTTGTGGGTGGCTGTCGGTGCCACCCTGTACCCACCCAGCGCACAGTCCATGGGGGAACTGCCAACCTCAGTGTCCGGCTGTGCCCAAGTCCCTTCCAATGGCTCCTTCTCGGatctcctgagtgctgctaacATCTCCAGTGGGGACCCTAG CAGGGACGCTGCCCTGCCCGCCTTAGCAGGCAGCTTCTATGCCATCTCCTACCTCTATTACGGTGCCCTGGGGACTCTGGGCACGGTGCTGTGTGGTGCCCTCGTCAGCTACATGACAG GTCCCACCAAGCGTGCCGCTGTGCGTCCAGGGCTGCTGTGGTGGGATCTCCACAGAGGGGCAGCTCCCGGGGACCCACAGCAAAGAGCAGCTGCACTGGAGGATGGAGCTTTGGTGAAG GCCACGGAGAAGATACTGACCCTTGGGGCCGAGAATGCCCCCGAACCCCTGCCCGCCTGGGAGGACCATCCACTCGTCCAGCAGGCGCACAGGGCGGGCGCCAGGACCCCGCGCCCACCAACTTGCGCTGCTCCCGACCTGCGGGAGACGAACCTATGA
- the KCNN1 gene encoding small conductance calcium-activated potassium channel protein 1 translates to MNSHSLNGCGAQPLGKASSRDAQDPESGCPALPAVSSGLQVGTKGSGRVQLREQEEEEEEEEEEDEDEEGGPWGSPSPGHRLGHRRQLFEKRKRLSDYALIFGMFGIVAMVAEAELSWGVYAKGSLCSLALKSLISLSTLILLGLVVLYHAREIQLFMVDNGAADWRVAMTRERALLISLELAVCAIHPAPGHHRLGWTARLALSYAPAVAEADADVLLSVPMFLRLYLLGRVLLLHSRAFSDASSRSIGALNKVTFNTRFVMKTLMTVCPGTVLLVCSLSSWVLAAWTVRVCERCVGACARGAGGSAPPDRQEVAGSFLGAMWFISITFLSIGYGDMVPHSYCGKAVCLLTGIMGAGCTALVVAVVARKLELTKAEKHVHNFMMDTQLSKRVKNTAANVLRETWLIYKHTRLVRRPDPGRVRKHQRQFLQAIHQLRSVKIEQGKLNDQANALADLAKTQNLLCELTAELQAQHDELEARLAALEARLDALGAALQALPRLIAQALRAPRRRHHHRRTPARSPQRARPSVASWD, encoded by the exons ATGAACAGCCACAGTCTCAACGGCTGCGGGGCGCAGCCCCTGGGCAAGGCCTCGAGCCGAGACGCCCAGGACCCCGAGTCCGGCTGCCCTGCGCTGCCTGCTGTGAGCTCTGGCCTCCAGGTAGGGACCAAGGGCAGTGGGCGGGTGCAACTccgggagcaggaggaggaggaagaggaagaagaggaagaggacgaGGATGAGGAGGGCGGGCCCTGGGGCTCCCCCAGCCCGGGCCACCGCCTGGGCCACCGGCGGCAGCTGTTTGAGAAGCGCAAGCGACTCAGTGACTACGCGCTCATCTTCGGCATGTTCGGGATTGTGGCCATGGTAGCCGAGGCTGAGCTGTCGTGGGGTGTCTATGCCAAG GGGTCGCTGTGCTCGCTGGCGCTCAAGTCGCTCATCAGCCTGTCGACGCTGATCCTGCTGGGCCTGGTGGTCCTGTACCACGCGCGGGAAATCCAGCTGTTCATGGTGGACAACGGCGCGGCCGACTGGCGCGTGGCCATGACGCGCGAGCGCGCGCTGCTCATCTCGCTGGAGCTGGCGGTGTGCGCCATCCACCCGGCTCCGGGCCACCACCGGCTGGGCTGGACGGCACGCCTGGCGCTCAGCTACGCGCCCGCCGTGGCTGAGGCGGACGCCGACGTGCTGCTGTCCGTGCCCATGTTCCTGCGCCTCTACCTGCTGGGCCGCGTGCTGCTGCTGCACAGCCGCGCCTTCAGCGACGCATCAAGCCGAAGCATCGGCGCGCTCAACAAGGTCACCTTCAACACACGCTTCGTCATGAAGACACTCATGACCGTGTGTCCCGGCACCGTGCTGCTCGTCTGCAGCCTGTCGTCCTGGGTGCTCGCCGCCTGGACCGTGCGCGTGTGCGAGAGGTGCGTGGGCGCCTGCGCCAGGGGAGCGGGTGGGAGTGC GCCCccagacaggcaggaggtggccGGCAGCTTCCTGGGCGCCATGTGGTTCATCTCCATCACCTTCTTGTCCATCGGCTACGGAGACATGGTGCCCCACAGCTATTGCGGCAAGGCCGTGTGTCTGCTCACCGGCATCATG GGTGCCGGCTGCACGGCGCTGGTGGTGGCGGTGGTGGCCCGGAAGCTGGAGCTCACCAAGGCCGAGAAGCATGTGCACAATTTCATGATGGACACGCAACTCAGCAAGCGG GTGAAGAACACGGCGGCCAACGTCCTGCGGGAAACGTGGCTCATCTACAAACACACGAGGCTGGTGAGGCGGCCGGACCCCGGCCGGGTTCGGAAGCACCAGCGCCAGTTCCTCCAAGCCATTCATCA ACTCCGGAGCGTGAAGATCGAGCAGGGGAAGCTCAACGACCAGGCCAATGCGCTGGCAGACCTGGCCAAG ACGCAGAACCTGCTGTGTGAGCTCACAGCCGAGCTGCAGGCTCAGCACGATGAGCTCGAGGCCCGGCTGGCGGCGCTGGAGGCCCGGCTGGACGCGCTGGGGGCTGCCCTGCAGGCCCTGCCCCGGCTCATCGCCCAGGCCCTGCGCGCCCCccgccgccgccaccaccaccgCCGCACCCCGGCCAGGAGCCCCCAGAGGGCAAGGCCCTCTGTGGCCAGCTGGGACTGA
- the ARRDC2 gene encoding arrestin domain-containing protein 2 produces MLFDRVKAFSVLLDGAAAGSEPVFSGGQALAGRVRLELAGPVRLGALTLRARGRAHAHWTESRSSGSSTAYTQSHSERLDLLSRRATLLAPEAGQTLRLPAGRHEFPFSFQLPPTLVTSFEGKHGSVRYSLKAVLSRPWVPARRAKKVFTVIEPLDINTPALLAPQAGAREKVARSWYSNRGLVSLSAKIERKGYTPGEAIPIFAEIDNSSSKPVQPRAALVQTQTFGARGARKQKHVVVARLGGEAVAPGRRALWQGRALHIPPVGPSILGCRVLHVEYTLKVCVDIPGTSKLLLELPLVIGTVPLHPLCVHSTSLMLGWEPGTPLEWPEAPPEYSEVVADDSPVFAPENQDLPLFFADPFMLYIQEFRYRPPPLYSEEDPIRHPSS; encoded by the exons ATGCTCTTCGACCGGGTGAAGGCGTTCTCAGTGCTGCTGGACGGCGCGGCCGCGGGGTCCGAGCCGGTGTTCAGCGGCGGCCAGGCGCTGGCGGGCCGGGTGAGGCTGGAGCTGGCGGGCCCCGTGCGCCTGGGCGCCCTGACTCTGCGCGCCCGGGGCCGGGCCCACGCGCACTGGACCGAGTCCCGCAGCTCGGGCTCCAGCACCGCCTACACGCAGAGCCACAGTGAGCGCCTGGACCTGCTGAGCCGCCGGGCCACGCTGCTGGCGCCAG AGGCCGGACAGACGCTCAGGCTGCCCGCGGGCCGCCACGAGTTCCCCTTCAGCTTCCAGCTGCCCCC GACCCTGGTGACGTCCTTTGAGGGCAAACACGGCAGTGTCCGCTACTCTCTCAAGGCGGTGCTGAGCCGGCCCTGGGTCCCCGCACGCCGGGCTAAGAAGGTCTTCACGGTCATCGAGCCTCTGGACATCAACACCCCGGCACTGCTG GCCCCGCAGGCCGGCGCCCGGGAGAAGGTGGCTCGGTCCTGGTACAGCAACCGCGGCCTCGTGTCCTTGTCGGCCAAGATCGAGCGCAAAGGCTACACGCCAG GAGAGGCCATCCCCATCTTCGCCGAGATCGACAACAGCTCGTCCAAGCCAGTGCAGCCCCGGGCCGCCCTGGTGCAGACGCAGACCTTCGGGGCTCGGGGGGCAAGGAAGCAGAAGCACGTGGTGGTGGCCCGTCTGGGCGGCGAGGCGGTGGCCCCCGGGCGGCGGGCGCTGTGGCAGGGCCGGGCGCTGCACATCCCCCCGGTGGGGCCCTCCATCCTGGGCTGCCGGGTGCTCCACGTGGAATACACGCTCAAG GTGTGCGTGGACATCCCAGGGACATCCAAGCTGCTGCTGGAGCTGCCCCTGGTCATCGGGACGGTCCCCCTGCACCCGCTCTGCGTCCACTCCACCAGCCTCATGCTGGGCTGGGAGCCGGGGACCCCGCTGGAGTGGCCGGAAG CTCCCCCAGAATACTCAGAGGTGGTGGCAGATGACAGCCCCGTGTTCGCCCCGGAAAACCAGGACCTCCCCTTGTTTTTCGCGGACCCCTTTATGCTCTATATCCAGGAGTTCCGCTACCGCCCACCTCCCCTGTACTCGGAg GAGGACCCCATCCGACACCCCAGCTCGTGA
- the RPL18A gene encoding 60S ribosomal protein L18a, with protein MKASGTLREYKVVGRCLPTPKCHTPPLYRMRIFAPNHVVAKSRFWYFVSQLKKMKKSSGEIVYCGQVFEKSPLRVKNFGIWLRYDSRSGSHNMYREYRDLTTAGAVTQCYRDMGARHRARAHSIQIMKVEEIPAGKCRRPAVKQFHDSKIKFPLPHRVLRRQHKPRFTTKRPNTFF; from the exons ATGAAGGCTTCGGGCACG CTGCGAGAGTACAAGGTGGTGGGGCGCTGCCTGCCCACCCCCAAGTGCCACACGCCACCCCTCTACCGCATGCGCATCTTCGCCCCCAACCATGTGGTGGCCAAGTCCCGCTTCTGGTACTTCGTGTCGCAgttgaagaagatgaagaaatctTCCGGCGAGATCGTCTACTGTGGGCAG GTGTTCGAGAAGTCTCCCCTGCGGGTGAAGAACTTTGGGATCTGGCTGCGTTACGACTCCCGCAGCGGCAGCCACAACATGTACCGAGAATACCGGGATCTCACCACGGCCGGCGCCGTCACCCAGTGCT ACCGAGACATGGGTGCCCGGCATCGTGCCAGGGCTCACTCCATCCAGATCATGAAGGTGGAGGAGATCCCTGCTGGCAAGTGCCGCCGGCCAGCTGTCAAGCAGTTCCAC GACTCCAAGATCAAGTTCCCACTGCCCCACCGGGTCCTGCGGCGCCAGCACAAACCACGCTTCACCACCAAGAGGCCCAACACCTTTTTCTGA